A DNA window from Brassica napus cultivar Da-Ae chromosome C1, Da-Ae, whole genome shotgun sequence contains the following coding sequences:
- the LOC106427587 gene encoding uncharacterized protein LOC106427587, with product MEKNFEAMECLEEYKKKIDVYYLQGDATGWESFKGEFERKYFPPEPKHRLERQFMNFVQGDMPVRSYESEFTRLRRHVFDGHEDEATMIRNFMYGLKPELGSHLAGSNFSSLSEIVEKAVNVETVLEAERKTIPHSGGHTNFSQGERLNFNKGQKSNKGKGRGFGGQANNRGNTGGHYASSCQNKPIPSTPLAIQAPPSRPAIEPAPKSQNLRVVSLKGYEVILGMDWLSSYGVQIDCGKGRFLFGRAMRVQDLFQDGEVYLVTLSVSGGAINDEVKVEDIEVVQEFEDIFAPLKELPPPRSNPFTITLEPEAKPIAKAPYRMTPVELAELKKQLEDLLENGFIRSSSSPWGAPVLFVKKKDGNTRFRG from the exons ATGGAGAAGAATTTTGAAGCTATGGAGTGCCTAGAAGAGTACAAGAAGAAGATCGATGTGTACTATCTACAAGGAGATGCAACAGGCTG GGAATCATTCAAGGGAGAGTTTGAGAGGAAGTACTTTCCTCCAGAACCGAAGCATCGGTTGGAGCGTCAGTTTATGAACTTTGTTCAAGGAGATATGCCGGTAAGGAGTTATGAGTCAGAGTTCACAAGGTTGAGACGACATGTCTTTGATGGGCACGAAGATGAAGCAACTATGATCCGTAACTTTATGTACGGATTGAAGCCGGAGCTTGGAAGTCATTTAGCTGGAAGCAACTTTAGCAGCTTATCTGAGATAGTGGAAAAAGCTGTTAATGTTGAGACTGTATTGGAGGCTGAAAGGAAGACAATACCACATTCTGGTGGACACACCAATTTTAGCCAAGGAGAAAGGCTGAATTTCAACAAGGGTCAAAAATCTAACAAAGGCAAAGGGCGAGGATTTGGAGGCCAAGCTAACAATCGTGGTAACACTGGA GGCCATTATGCATCGTCATGTCAAAACAAGCCAATCCCTTCGACCCCTCTCGCGATCCAAGCTCCTCCTAGCCGTCCAGCTATTGAGCCAGCACCAAAGAGTCAAAACCTAAGAG TCGTGTCTTTGAAAGGGTACGAAGTAatccttggaatggattggttATCGAGCTACGGAGTTCAGATCGACTGTGGAAAGGGAAGGTTCTTGTTTGGCAGAG CAATGAGAgtacaagatttgtttcaagATGGGGAAGTATATTTGGTGACCTTATCGGTTAGTGGAGGAGCCATTAATGATGAAGTTAAGGTCGAAGACATAGAAGTGGTCCAAGAGTTTGAGGATATCTTTGCACCACTAAAAGAATTACCACCACCTCGGAGTAATCCCTTTACCATTACTTTGGAGCCTGAAGCAAAACCTATAGCTAAGGCACCATATCGGATGACACCTGTGGAGTTGgctgagctaaagaagcaattggaagatcTATTGGAAAATGGATTCATTCGGTCGAGCTCTTCACCTTGGGGAGCTCCTGTGctatttgtgaagaagaaggacggAAACACAAGGTTCCGAGGATAG
- the LOC106427588 gene encoding uncharacterized protein LOC106427588, translating into MPFGLTSAHAAFMHLMNEVFHDYLDKFVIIFVDESLVYSRSKEEHNEHPRLIMERLRNQKLFAKFSKYSFWKREIGYLGHIVSGKGVAADPEKVQAIREWPRPTTVTEVRSFLGLEGYYRKFLMDFSSIAKPLTKLTGKGVPLLWVEETEKAFKKLKEALTTAPVLALPEQVIAYAARQLRKHEDNYSTHDLELAAVVFALRIWRSYLYGEEVESKKVGADLEKEVELLNQELKQVKLVVLEGQTSEPLGLQAVNQASLIQRIREEQLRDEKLLKIAEEFKGQAGPNNVGYYLAKDGTLLINGRITVPTGQGLRDEILRIAHHYLLSIHPGSSKMYRDVRRYFHWPGMKRLTKVTHLLPMRNTDKVEVLAELYIDQIVKLHGVPSDIVSDRDPRSTSFHPETDGQTERTIRTIEDMLRMRILDWAGNWEKHLPLVELSYNNNHHSSIGMSPYEALYRMPCKTPMCWTEVGERRMFGSPIVQETMIKLETIQTNMKKAQDHQKKYADQSRREVTFEIGDWVYLKVTAQKGKDRFGKVGKLAVRFIGSYKIIGKVGEVAYRLDLPEDMRLHPIFHVSMLQKHIRDPSAVEPERQEELRTNLTYPEGPIRLGERRIRMLKNREIAQVQVLWGRQNMIHVTWEDEARFKTDHPEFFREDVVMEEGGPSDP; encoded by the exons atgccctttggtctcacaaGCGCACATGCGGCTTTCATGCATTTAATGAATGAAGTGTTTCACGACTACCTCGACAAGTTCGTGATCATTTTCGTTGATGAATCCCTGGTGTACTCGAGAAGTAAGGAGGAGCATAATGAGCATCCGAGACTGATTATGGAGAGGCTACGAAATCAGAAGCTATTTGCCAAGTTCAGCAAATACTCATtttggaagagagagataggataTCTGGGTCACATAGTATCAGGAAAGGGCGTGGCTGCTGATCCAGAAAAGGTCCAAGCCATACGGGAATGGCCTCGACCTACCACTGTGACGGAAGTAAGGAGTTTTCTCGGACTTGAGGGCTATTATCGGAAGTTTCTTATGGACTTTTCCTCCATAGCAAAGCCTTTAACTAAACTTACCGGTAAAGGAGTTCCTTTATTATGGGTGGAAGAAACCGAGAAGGcattcaagaagttgaaggaagcTCTCACGACCGCACCTGTGTTAGCTTTGCCCGAGCAAG TCATCGCGTATGCCGCACGACAACTACGAAAACATGAGGATAACTACAGTACACATGACTTGGAGTTAGCGGCCGTGGTGTTCGCTTTGCGAATTTGGAGATCTTACTTGTATGGAGAAGAAGTGGAG TCGAAGAAAGTGGGAgcagatttagagaaagaagtggagctGTTGAACCAGGAGTTGAAACAAGTGAAGTTGGTCGTTTTGGAAGGGCAGACAAGCGAGCCATTGGGACTTCAAGCGGTGAACCAGGCCAGCTTGATTCAGAGAATTCGAGAAGAACAGCTTAGGGATGAGAAGTTACTGAAGATTGCTGAAGAATTCAAAGGACAAGCCGGGCCAAATAATGTTGGATACTACTTGGCGAAGGATGGAACCTTGCTAATTAATGGGAGAATCACGGTTCCTACAGGACAAGGGCTGAGAGATGAGATACTAAGGATTGCACATCATTATTTACTTAGTATCCATCCTGGAAGTTCAAAAATGTACCGAGACGTGAGAAGATACTTTCATTGGCCGGGCATGAAGAG GTTAACCAAGGTTACACACTTGTTGCCTATGCGGAACACTGATAAAGTTGAAGTGTTGGCCGAGCTGTACATCGACCAAATCGTGAAGTTACATGGTGTACCCTCAGACATCGTCTCAGATCGCGATCCAAG AAGCACGTCGTTCCATCCAGAAACAGATGGCCAAACGGAGAGAACCATTCGAACCATCGAGGACATGCTTCGGATGCGTATTCTAGATTGGGCCGGGAATTGGGAGAAGCACTTACCGTTAGTCGAGTTATCGTATAACAACAATCATCATTCGAGCATAGGgatgtcaccttatgaagcGTTATACAGAATGCCATGCAAAACACCTATGTGTTGGACTGAAGTGGGCGAAAGGAGAATGTTTGGGTCACCTATTGTTCAGGAGACCATGATTAAGCTAGAGACGATTCAGACCAACATGAAGAAGGCTCAGGACCATCAGAAGAAGTACGCAGACCAGtcaagaagagaggtaacttttGAGATAGGAGATTGGGTCTATTTGAAGGTTACTGCACAAAAAGGGAAGGACAGATTCGGCAAGGTCGGGAAACTTGCGGTCAGGTTCATTGGTTCGTACAAGATCATCGGGAAAGTTGGTGAGGTAGCTTACCGTTTGGATCTGCCAGAGGATATGCGTCTACATCCTATATTTCATGTTTCCATGCTTCAGAAACATATACGGGATCCAAGTGCTGTTGAACCCGAGAGACAAGAGGAGTTGAGGACAAACCTTACGTATCCGGAAGGACCAATCAGATTGGGAGAACGGCGTATTCGGATGCTGAAGAATCGAGAGATTGCTCAAGTGCAAGTATTATGGGGAAGACAAAACATGATTCATGTTACTTGGGAAGATGAGGCGCGATTTAAAACCGATCACCCAGAGTTCTTCCGAGAGGATGTTGTGATGGAAGAAGGAGGCCCCTCAGACCCTTAG